One region of Brachybacterium saurashtrense genomic DNA includes:
- a CDS encoding Gfo/Idh/MocA family protein — translation MSPSADATARLDAATGRGAATGPDAVASGVAPVRVALLGTRGFGAVHLRTLSRLAARGIARLVGVVDVAEPPPELAGIHHRSLAALLEATPEADRPEVVAIATPIGTHLELATEALAAGLDVYLEKPPVPSLEDHWRLLEAAEAAGRSVQVGFQARGGAGVDVLREEVATGALGRIEAVHVYGAWLRDRAYYARSAWAGKRRLDGRRVADGVATNPLAHSVHAGLAIAGIDDVADIAAVTVELRHAHDIEADDTAFLRIDPAGEAPAVVCALTTVAAEQTSPWIEIRGSGGGHRLYYTEDRSVRTAADGTAQELAHEREDLMENLLAHVRDRSVPLRSPLASTGVFSAVLEATQSVPDPLPIEAGVTWAGEGEAAHPVVDGIEQTLRTALATGQPFSELGVPWARPDAVHRWTPPA, via the coding sequence ATGAGCCCGTCGGCCGACGCCACCGCCCGGCTCGACGCCGCCACCGGGCGCGGCGCCGCCACCGGGCCCGACGCCGTCGCCAGCGGCGTCGCGCCGGTGCGGGTCGCGCTGCTCGGCACCCGCGGCTTCGGCGCCGTGCACCTGCGCACCCTCTCGCGCCTCGCCGCGCGGGGAATCGCCCGCTTGGTGGGGGTGGTGGACGTGGCCGAGCCGCCCCCGGAGCTGGCCGGCATCCACCACCGCAGCCTCGCGGCGCTGCTCGAGGCGACCCCGGAGGCCGACCGCCCCGAGGTGGTCGCCATCGCCACCCCCATCGGCACCCACCTGGAGCTCGCCACCGAGGCGCTCGCCGCCGGGCTCGACGTGTACCTGGAGAAGCCGCCGGTGCCCTCTCTCGAGGACCACTGGCGCCTGCTCGAGGCCGCCGAGGCCGCCGGACGTTCCGTGCAGGTGGGCTTCCAGGCCCGCGGCGGCGCCGGCGTGGACGTGCTGCGCGAGGAGGTCGCCACCGGCGCGCTCGGGCGGATCGAGGCGGTGCACGTGTACGGGGCGTGGCTGCGCGACCGCGCCTACTACGCCCGCTCCGCCTGGGCCGGGAAGCGCCGCCTGGACGGCCGGCGGGTGGCCGACGGCGTGGCCACCAACCCCCTCGCCCACTCCGTGCACGCCGGCCTCGCGATCGCCGGGATCGACGACGTGGCGGACATCGCCGCGGTCACCGTCGAGCTGCGGCACGCCCACGACATCGAGGCCGACGACACCGCCTTCCTGCGCATCGACCCGGCAGGGGAGGCGCCGGCGGTGGTGTGCGCGCTGACCACCGTCGCCGCCGAGCAGACCAGCCCCTGGATCGAGATCCGCGGCAGCGGCGGCGGCCACCGCCTGTACTACACGGAGGACCGCTCGGTGCGCACCGCGGCCGACGGCACCGCGCAGGAGCTCGCCCACGAGCGCGAGGACCTGATGGAGAACCTCCTGGCCCACGTGCGCGACCGCTCCGTGCCGCTGCGCTCCCCGCTCGCCTCCACCGGCGTGTTCAGCGCCGTGCTCGAGGCGACCCAGTCCGTCCCCGATCCGCTGCCGATCGAGGCCGGCGTGACCTGGGCGGGGGAGGGGGAGGCCGCCCATCCGGTGGTGGACGGGATCGAACAGACCCTGCGCACCGCGCTCGCGACCGGGCAGCCGTTCAGCGAGCTCGGGGTGCCCTGGGCCCGCCCGGACGCCGTGCACCGCTGGACCCCGCCCGCCTGA
- a CDS encoding Gfo/Idh/MocA family protein, whose protein sequence is MTTRYALIGSGHRAQMYLDAIAGPHADVAELVALLDINPARREFHRDRVPAFADVRLGGPDELEEIIREERVDRVIVTSLDRLHAEHVVRSLDAGADVVVEKPLTIDAPSARAIQEAIDRTGRSVVVTFNYRYSPRNTALKQVIASGEIGDVVSVTFEWVLDTQHGADYFRRWHRDKTNSGGLFIHKAAHHFDLVNWWIADTPVQVYARGGLRFYGADAAAARGQAALPPRGTHDGPHDPFELDLRSDERLEALYLQAEQHDGYQRDRSVFDAGITAEDNLTALVDYSRGAVLTYALNAHSPWEGYRVAVNGTKGRAELEVVERAEVIARGEDDASSATHVDPSAVAVTTADAGVRERGERLVVQTHFAPAREVEIPEGVGGHGGGDALLLRDVFVGPVEDELGRPSDHRDGLRAISVGICGNESLATSAPVDVAEFLGLDLTREDGLVEAAR, encoded by the coding sequence ATGACCACCCGCTACGCCCTGATCGGCTCCGGCCACCGCGCCCAGATGTACCTCGATGCGATCGCCGGCCCCCACGCCGACGTCGCCGAGCTGGTGGCGCTGCTGGACATCAACCCCGCCCGTCGCGAGTTCCACCGGGACCGGGTCCCGGCCTTCGCGGACGTGCGCCTGGGCGGGCCCGACGAGCTCGAGGAGATCATCCGCGAGGAGCGGGTGGACCGCGTGATCGTCACCAGCCTGGACCGCCTGCACGCCGAGCACGTGGTGCGCTCCCTCGACGCGGGCGCGGACGTGGTGGTGGAGAAGCCGCTGACCATCGACGCCCCGTCGGCACGCGCGATCCAGGAGGCGATCGACCGCACCGGCCGCAGCGTGGTGGTGACCTTCAACTACCGCTACAGCCCCCGCAACACGGCGCTGAAGCAGGTCATCGCCTCCGGCGAGATCGGGGACGTGGTCTCGGTGACCTTCGAGTGGGTGCTGGACACCCAGCACGGCGCGGACTACTTCCGCCGCTGGCACCGCGACAAGACCAACAGCGGCGGCCTGTTCATCCACAAGGCCGCCCACCACTTCGACCTGGTGAACTGGTGGATCGCGGACACCCCCGTGCAGGTGTACGCCCGGGGCGGGCTGCGCTTCTACGGGGCCGACGCCGCCGCCGCGCGCGGCCAGGCGGCGCTGCCCCCGCGCGGCACGCACGACGGCCCTCACGACCCCTTCGAGCTGGACCTGCGCAGCGACGAGCGGCTCGAGGCGCTGTACCTCCAGGCCGAGCAGCACGACGGCTACCAGCGCGACCGCTCCGTGTTCGACGCCGGCATCACCGCGGAGGACAACCTCACCGCCCTGGTGGACTACTCCCGCGGCGCGGTGCTCACCTATGCGCTCAACGCCCACAGCCCCTGGGAGGGCTACCGGGTGGCGGTCAACGGCACGAAGGGCCGGGCCGAGCTCGAGGTGGTGGAGCGCGCCGAGGTGATCGCCCGCGGCGAGGACGACGCGAGCTCCGCCACCCACGTGGACCCCAGCGCCGTCGCCGTCACCACCGCGGATGCCGGGGTGCGCGAGCGCGGGGAACGCCTTGTGGTGCAGACCCACTTCGCCCCCGCCCGCGAGGTGGAGATCCCCGAGGGCGTGGGCGGGCACGGCGGTGGCGACGCGCTGCTGCTGCGCGACGTGTTCGTGGGCCCCGTCGAGGACGAGCTGGGCCGCCCCTCCGACCACCGCGACGGCCTGCGCGCCATCTCCGTGGGCATCTGCGGCAACGAGTCGCTGGCCACCTCGGCGCCGGTGGACGTCGCCGAGTTCCTGGGCCTGGACCTCACCCGCGAGGACGGCCTGGTCGAGGCGGCCCGATGA
- a CDS encoding carbohydrate ABC transporter permease, which produces MTDLSVTAPERSGTPATTTSAEDVPVRRHSRHLLRRGLKHVFMIVASLAMIYPLLWMVVSSLRPNDEIFRNPSLFPLSFDIDNYVRGWSAQSFEFSHYLMNSTLLVIGCVIGNLFACTLTAYAFARLKFWGRNIAFAIMLMTLMLPIHVVIVPQYIIFSQTGWVNTMLPLILPKFLATDAFFIFLMVQFIRGIPKELDEAARIDGCGHFRIFFQVILPLMMPALATTTIFTFMWTWNDFFGSLIYLTTPDNFTVPLALRSYLDTQGASDWGAMFAMSVLSLVPLFLVFLFGQRFLVKGFATTGIK; this is translated from the coding sequence ATGACTGATCTCTCCGTGACCGCGCCGGAACGCTCCGGCACCCCCGCGACCACCACCTCCGCCGAGGACGTCCCCGTGCGTCGCCATTCCCGGCACCTGCTGCGCCGCGGCCTGAAGCACGTGTTCATGATCGTGGCGAGCCTGGCGATGATCTATCCGCTGCTGTGGATGGTGGTCTCCTCGCTGCGTCCCAACGACGAGATCTTCCGCAATCCGTCGCTGTTCCCGCTGAGCTTCGACATCGACAACTACGTGCGGGGCTGGAGCGCGCAGTCCTTCGAGTTCTCGCACTACCTCATGAACTCGACGCTGCTGGTGATCGGCTGCGTGATCGGCAACCTGTTCGCCTGCACGCTCACCGCCTACGCCTTCGCGCGGCTGAAGTTCTGGGGGCGGAACATCGCCTTCGCCATCATGCTGATGACGCTGATGCTGCCGATCCACGTGGTGATCGTGCCGCAGTACATCATCTTCTCCCAGACCGGCTGGGTGAACACGATGCTCCCCCTGATCCTGCCGAAGTTCCTGGCCACCGATGCGTTCTTCATCTTCCTCATGGTGCAGTTCATCCGTGGCATCCCGAAGGAGCTGGACGAGGCGGCGCGCATCGACGGCTGCGGCCACTTCCGCATCTTCTTCCAGGTGATCCTGCCGCTGATGATGCCGGCGCTGGCCACCACCACGATCTTCACCTTCATGTGGACGTGGAACGACTTCTTCGGCTCGCTGATCTACCTCACCACCCCGGACAACTTCACCGTCCCGCTGGCGCTGCGCTCCTACCTCGACACGCAGGGCGCCTCCGACTGGGGCGCGATGTTCGCGATGTCGGTGCTCTCGCTGGTCCCGCTGTTCCTGGTGTTCCTCTTCGGGCAGCGGTTCCTGGTGAAGGGCTTCGCCACCACCGGCATCAAGTAG
- a CDS encoding carbohydrate ABC transporter permease, with protein sequence MSAVGELSQILSRGRNRGPREKHPDNRAGLVFMAPWLLGLLGITILPMLASLYLSFTDYSMLAAPEWVGLENFQRMWGDTRLHNSLIVTFTYVLVGTPLQLIAALLLAVLLNQGMKGLSFYRSVFYLPSLLGGSVAISILWRQMFGANGLVNQFLGALGFTGMPGWVSNPDTALWTIILLHVWTFGSPMIIFLAGLRQIPQMYYEAASVDGASKVSQFFRITIPLLTPIIFFNLVLQVINAFQTFTQAFVVSGGTGGPSDSTMFYTLYLYQKGFGQFDMGYASAMAWLLLVIVAIFTAINFFVSKFWVHYDD encoded by the coding sequence ATGAGCGCTGTCGGAGAACTCAGCCAGATCCTGTCGCGCGGCAGGAACCGCGGCCCCCGCGAGAAGCACCCCGACAACCGGGCGGGCCTGGTGTTCATGGCCCCGTGGCTGCTGGGCCTGCTGGGCATCACGATCCTGCCGATGCTGGCCTCGCTGTACCTGTCCTTCACCGACTACAGCATGCTCGCGGCCCCCGAATGGGTGGGGCTGGAGAACTTCCAGCGCATGTGGGGCGACACCCGCCTGCACAACTCCCTCATCGTCACCTTCACCTACGTGCTGGTGGGCACCCCGCTGCAGCTGATCGCGGCCCTGCTGCTGGCGGTGCTGCTGAATCAGGGCATGAAGGGCCTGTCGTTCTACCGCTCGGTGTTCTACCTGCCCTCGCTGCTGGGCGGCTCGGTCGCGATCTCGATCCTGTGGCGGCAGATGTTCGGCGCCAACGGCCTGGTGAACCAGTTCCTCGGGGCGCTGGGCTTCACCGGCATGCCGGGCTGGGTCTCCAACCCGGACACGGCGCTGTGGACCATCATCCTGCTGCACGTGTGGACCTTCGGTTCGCCGATGATCATCTTCCTCGCCGGGCTGCGGCAGATCCCGCAGATGTACTACGAGGCCGCCAGCGTGGACGGCGCCTCGAAGGTCTCGCAGTTCTTCCGGATCACCATCCCGCTGCTCACCCCGATCATCTTCTTCAACCTGGTGCTGCAGGTCATCAACGCCTTCCAGACCTTCACGCAGGCGTTCGTGGTCTCGGGCGGCACCGGCGGCCCGTCGGATTCGACGATGTTCTACACGCTGTACCTGTACCAGAAGGGCTTCGGCCAGTTCGACATGGGCTACGCCTCCGCGATGGCCTGGCTGCTGCTGGTCATCGTCGCGATCTTCACCGCGATCAACTTCTTCGTCTCCAAGTTCTGGGTGCATTACGATGACTGA
- a CDS encoding ABC transporter substrate-binding protein, with protein sequence MYTRRSALALGLAVPGLAGLAACGPNASGGSSSGGEEGSADSGSLRLAWWGNPTRNENTENVVAAYGDVAPDVTISLEPGEWSGYWDKLATQTAGGDFPDIVQMDEKYLAEYGQRGALLDLAGAGLDTSEFAEGSVEVGELPEVGLAAINAGLNSFCFLINPEVFDEAGVDIPDDTTWTWDDLIDTAVQISESTPDGTYGMTQMSTVQGLFQVYVRQAGQDQYKDGAAGFDAATATEWFEWGKRIQESGAGPDASTSVEDASQSMDQSLFATGKVAMTVAWSNQVVAHDGLVPEGVTVLRPPSMTGSASDAQLWYKASMYWAVSANSANPEAAVAFVDFLVNSPEAGKILSVERGVPGNLSVREAIVPDLDEANTKAVDFLNAIESELGPAPEITPQGGGEFESILTRAGEDMLFGNVTPEEAGQRLLDELGAALS encoded by the coding sequence ATGTACACCCGACGCTCCGCGCTCGCCCTCGGCCTCGCCGTCCCCGGTCTCGCCGGCCTCGCGGCCTGCGGCCCCAACGCCTCCGGAGGCTCCTCCTCCGGCGGTGAGGAGGGCTCCGCCGACTCCGGCAGCCTGCGCCTGGCCTGGTGGGGCAACCCCACCCGCAACGAGAACACCGAGAACGTGGTCGCCGCCTACGGCGACGTCGCCCCGGACGTCACCATCTCCCTCGAGCCGGGGGAGTGGAGCGGCTACTGGGACAAGCTCGCCACCCAGACCGCCGGCGGCGACTTCCCCGACATCGTGCAGATGGACGAGAAGTACCTCGCCGAGTACGGCCAGCGCGGCGCGCTGCTGGACCTCGCCGGCGCCGGGCTGGACACCTCCGAGTTCGCCGAGGGCTCCGTGGAGGTGGGCGAGCTGCCCGAGGTGGGGCTCGCCGCGATCAACGCCGGCCTGAACTCGTTCTGCTTCCTCATCAACCCGGAGGTGTTCGACGAGGCCGGGGTCGACATCCCCGATGACACCACCTGGACCTGGGACGATCTCATCGACACCGCGGTGCAGATCTCCGAGAGCACCCCGGACGGCACCTACGGCATGACGCAGATGAGCACCGTCCAGGGCCTGTTCCAGGTGTACGTGCGCCAGGCCGGCCAGGACCAGTACAAGGACGGCGCGGCCGGCTTCGACGCCGCCACCGCCACCGAGTGGTTCGAGTGGGGCAAGCGCATCCAGGAGAGCGGCGCCGGCCCCGACGCCAGCACCTCCGTGGAGGACGCCTCGCAGTCGATGGACCAGTCGCTGTTCGCGACCGGCAAGGTCGCGATGACGGTGGCCTGGTCCAACCAGGTCGTCGCCCACGACGGGCTGGTGCCCGAGGGCGTCACGGTGCTGCGCCCGCCGTCGATGACGGGCTCCGCCTCCGACGCGCAGCTGTGGTACAAGGCCTCGATGTACTGGGCGGTCTCCGCCAACTCCGCGAATCCCGAGGCCGCGGTCGCGTTCGTCGACTTCCTGGTCAACTCCCCGGAGGCCGGCAAGATCCTCTCCGTGGAGCGGGGTGTGCCCGGCAACCTCTCCGTGCGCGAGGCGATCGTGCCGGATCTCGACGAGGCCAACACCAAGGCCGTCGACTTCCTCAACGCCATCGAGTCCGAGCTCGGGCCCGCGCCGGAGATCACCCCGCAGGGAGGCGGCGAGTTCGAGTCGATCCTCACCCGCGCCGGCGAGGACATGCTCTTCGGCAACGTCACTCCGGAAGAGGCCGGTCAGCGCCTGCTCGACGAGCTCGGCGCGGCGCTGAGCTGA
- a CDS encoding ABC transporter substrate-binding protein yields the protein MMITRRSTLALLAAAGAVPALASCGPNASSGGEEGESPVRLYWWGGDLRAGMTHDALDLFAAAHGDIEVSPEYSEWTGYWDKLATQFAGGDSPDVMQMDESYIDSYGARSSLLDLETVSDVLDLGAMDDAVLDTGRLDDGTLVGAPLGIGIFAVGVNPVLLEQAGVAMPEDTTWTWDDFAEIATQISDWAAEAGEDVVGFDFFGTGTAELGAWARQSGEQLFPRADETLISAATITSFLEYSRALVDSGAVPAPSEQIEDAAAGVEQGRFGTNRSAFHLQFHTQVQTFQKSSGSPMQLLRLPALTSGDHQMVNKASMYWSISAQSSQPEAAATLVDFLLRDPEAAAILKIERGVTAFPELQDAIEPELDEDEKVSLDFARDMQAEVVRPPLVTPASGVAFGDEFGRLAEESLFGSRPPAEVADEILEVLTSMQPER from the coding sequence ATGATGATCACCCGCCGCAGCACCCTCGCCCTGCTCGCCGCCGCCGGAGCGGTGCCCGCCCTCGCCTCCTGCGGCCCCAACGCCTCGAGCGGGGGCGAGGAGGGCGAATCCCCCGTGCGCCTGTACTGGTGGGGCGGTGACCTGCGCGCCGGGATGACCCACGACGCGCTGGACCTGTTCGCCGCCGCCCACGGGGACATCGAGGTCTCCCCCGAGTACAGCGAGTGGACCGGCTACTGGGACAAGCTCGCCACCCAGTTCGCCGGCGGCGACTCGCCGGACGTGATGCAGATGGACGAGTCCTACATCGACTCCTACGGCGCCCGCTCCTCGCTGCTGGACCTCGAGACCGTCTCCGACGTGCTCGACCTCGGCGCGATGGACGATGCGGTGCTGGATACCGGCCGTCTCGACGACGGCACGCTGGTGGGCGCGCCGCTGGGCATCGGGATCTTCGCGGTGGGCGTGAACCCCGTGCTGCTGGAGCAGGCGGGCGTCGCGATGCCGGAGGACACCACGTGGACCTGGGACGACTTCGCCGAGATCGCCACGCAGATCAGCGACTGGGCCGCGGAGGCGGGGGAGGACGTGGTGGGCTTCGACTTCTTCGGCACCGGCACCGCTGAGCTCGGCGCCTGGGCGCGCCAGAGCGGCGAGCAGCTCTTCCCGCGGGCCGACGAGACGCTGATCAGCGCGGCGACCATCACCTCCTTCCTGGAGTACTCGCGCGCGCTGGTCGACTCCGGCGCGGTCCCGGCGCCGTCGGAGCAGATCGAGGACGCCGCCGCCGGCGTGGAGCAGGGGCGCTTCGGCACCAACCGCTCCGCGTTCCACCTGCAGTTCCACACCCAGGTGCAGACCTTCCAGAAGTCCTCGGGCTCCCCGATGCAGCTGCTGCGCCTGCCCGCGCTGACCAGCGGCGACCACCAGATGGTGAACAAGGCGTCGATGTACTGGTCGATCTCCGCCCAGTCCTCGCAGCCGGAGGCGGCCGCGACCCTGGTGGACTTCCTGCTGCGGGACCCGGAGGCCGCCGCGATCCTGAAGATCGAGCGCGGCGTCACCGCGTTCCCCGAGCTGCAGGACGCGATCGAGCCGGAGCTCGACGAGGACGAGAAGGTCTCCCTCGACTTCGCCCGCGACATGCAGGCGGAGGTGGTGCGACCGCCGCTGGTCACCCCGGCCTCCGGCGTCGCCTTCGGGGACGAGTTCGGCCGCCTCGCCGAGGAGTCGCTGTTCGGCAGCCGCCCGCCCGCCGAGGTCGCCGACGAGATCCTCGAGGTGCTCACCTCCATGCAGCCCGAGCGCTGA
- a CDS encoding ABC transporter substrate-binding protein — protein MTRRPLPRPQPLDPRSSPPCDRPGPTRRTALLGLPLGVLGAGALASCGPNASSGGEDGDDASLRFTWWGNTDRAATTQQVIDLFVAEHPEIAVSVEPGNIAGYFDKLATSVVAGDEPDVITMGGAYPAEYAARDVLLDLGSVSAQLDLSGMDEVARSNGQVDGTQVAVTTGINAPGMIVNRAVLEAAGVEMPDPESWTWEDFAEAARAVSESSEEGVYGSGTVFTHDSLDLWARQGGQILYTEDGEIGVDVETVASFFAFSKELVDSGASPGAEELVELTDVGPEQTLIGRGAAAFMLTWSSSLTPLADASGEELEIVKVPGESRETGVWLQSSQLYTISARTAAPEAAATFVDFLVNSPEAGKLILTDRGVPAVEAVRQAILPELTDSARREVEYISALGAMELKPTWIGPAGSTAVAEITPRHQSTVLFGDATAQEAAQAWHDEAVAAVAS, from the coding sequence ATGACCCGCCGCCCGCTCCCCCGCCCCCAGCCCCTGGACCCCCGCTCCTCTCCCCCGTGCGACCGCCCGGGCCCCACCCGCCGCACCGCGCTGCTCGGCCTCCCGCTGGGCGTGCTCGGCGCGGGCGCCCTCGCCTCCTGCGGCCCCAACGCCTCGAGCGGGGGAGAGGACGGGGACGACGCCTCGCTGCGCTTCACCTGGTGGGGCAACACGGATCGCGCCGCGACCACGCAGCAGGTGATCGACCTGTTCGTGGCCGAGCACCCCGAGATCGCCGTCTCCGTCGAGCCGGGGAACATCGCCGGGTACTTCGACAAGCTCGCCACCTCGGTGGTGGCCGGGGACGAGCCGGACGTCATCACGATGGGCGGCGCCTACCCCGCCGAGTACGCCGCCCGGGACGTGCTGCTGGATCTGGGCTCCGTCTCCGCGCAGCTCGACCTCTCCGGCATGGACGAGGTGGCCCGCAGCAACGGCCAGGTGGACGGCACGCAGGTGGCGGTGACCACGGGCATCAACGCGCCCGGCATGATCGTGAACCGGGCGGTGCTGGAGGCGGCCGGGGTGGAGATGCCGGATCCGGAGAGCTGGACCTGGGAGGACTTCGCCGAGGCCGCCCGCGCGGTGAGCGAGAGCAGCGAGGAGGGGGTGTACGGCTCCGGCACCGTGTTCACCCACGACTCCCTGGACCTGTGGGCACGCCAGGGCGGCCAGATCCTCTACACCGAGGACGGCGAGATCGGGGTGGACGTCGAGACGGTCGCCTCGTTCTTCGCCTTCTCGAAGGAGCTGGTGGACTCCGGCGCGTCCCCCGGGGCGGAGGAGCTCGTGGAGCTCACGGACGTGGGGCCGGAGCAGACCCTCATCGGGCGCGGGGCCGCCGCGTTCATGCTCACCTGGTCCAGCTCGCTGACCCCGCTCGCCGACGCCTCCGGGGAGGAGCTCGAGATCGTCAAGGTGCCCGGGGAGTCGCGGGAGACCGGGGTGTGGCTGCAGTCCTCCCAGCTGTACACGATCTCGGCCCGCACCGCCGCCCCCGAGGCCGCGGCGACGTTCGTGGACTTCCTGGTCAACTCGCCGGAGGCAGGGAAGCTGATCCTCACCGACCGCGGGGTGCCCGCCGTGGAGGCGGTGCGGCAGGCGATCCTGCCCGAGCTCACCGACTCGGCCCGGCGCGAGGTGGAGTACATCTCCGCGCTCGGCGCGATGGAGCTCAAGCCCACCTGGATCGGTCCGGCCGGGTCCACCGCGGTCGCGGAGATCACGCCCCGCCACCAGAGCACGGTGCTGTTCGGGGACGCGACCGCCCAGGAGGCGGCGCAGGCCTGGCACGACGAGGCCGTCGCCGCGGTCGCGTCGTGA
- a CDS encoding DedA family protein produces the protein MDVTALALALMELLGGPGTALVIAAEAVFPPVPGEVLLPFAGVSAAATGQSVLVPLAWTTAGSVLGGLAVYGVGRALGLRRTRALVRRLPLLEERDVDAAMRFFARWGFPAVALARFVPMVRTFISIPAGIERMPVWLFALATGLGSGIWNAVFVVAGYLFGQAGGELLEGFVRSYSAIVAVIGVLALVGFSLQRLRTRRDRPDAAPSASDAQPPQERQEPQEPPPPREPTPGREPGAPSTLEE, from the coding sequence GTGGACGTCACCGCGCTCGCCCTGGCCCTGATGGAGCTGCTGGGCGGTCCCGGCACCGCGCTGGTGATCGCGGCGGAGGCGGTGTTCCCGCCGGTCCCCGGGGAGGTGCTGCTGCCCTTCGCCGGGGTGAGCGCCGCGGCGACCGGGCAGTCGGTGCTGGTGCCGCTGGCCTGGACCACGGCCGGGTCCGTGCTGGGCGGTCTGGCGGTGTACGGGGTGGGGCGCGCCCTGGGCCTGCGCCGCACGCGCGCTCTGGTGCGGCGCCTGCCGCTGCTGGAGGAGCGGGACGTGGACGCGGCGATGCGGTTCTTCGCCCGCTGGGGCTTCCCGGCCGTGGCCCTGGCCCGCTTCGTGCCGATGGTGCGCACCTTCATCTCGATCCCGGCCGGCATCGAACGGATGCCGGTGTGGCTGTTCGCGCTGGCCACCGGGCTGGGCTCCGGGATCTGGAATGCGGTGTTCGTGGTGGCCGGCTACCTGTTCGGGCAGGCGGGCGGGGAGCTGCTGGAGGGGTTCGTGCGGAGCTACTCCGCGATCGTGGCCGTGATCGGGGTGCTCGCCCTGGTGGGCTTCTCCCTCCAGCGGCTCCGCACCCGCCGCGACCGCCCTGACGCGGCCCCCTCGGCCTCGGACGCGCAGCCGCCGCAGGAGCGGCAGGAACCGCAGGAACCGCCTCCGCCGCGGGAGCCGACTCCGGGGCGGGAGCCGGGCGCACCCTCTACGCTCGAGGAATGA
- a CDS encoding NAD-dependent protein deacetylase yields MSRAEDHPSPVGPAADVGRWFSTATRRPPDAPGPTRGGPRLPAWGPMAGAQYGLRSDDAHIDAALAQLRGRPVAVLTGAGMSTGSGLPDYRGRDAVPRSPMTYQEFLGHDLARRRYWARSTVGWEQFRSARPGTAHRLLAALHPAAFEVTAVITQNVDGLHAEAGSEPVIDLHGRLDRVRCQQCDALSSRAALHQRMLSMNPALAARLPELAADAAQAPDGDAEVDRTSSFRYPPCALCGGILKPDVVFFGESARREVVAAAFTALARAEALLVLGSSLTVQSGLRFVRAARREGKPVVILNDGPTRADPEATVRVHGRLEDVLAQWAPAAAPARARPRAQAPG; encoded by the coding sequence ATGAGCCGCGCCGAGGACCACCCGTCGCCCGTCGGGCCCGCGGCGGACGTCGGCCGCTGGTTCTCCACCGCCACCCGGCGCCCGCCGGACGCGCCCGGGCCCACCCGCGGCGGCCCGCGCCTGCCCGCCTGGGGGCCGATGGCGGGGGCGCAGTACGGGCTGCGCAGCGACGACGCCCACATCGACGCAGCGCTCGCGCAACTGCGCGGCCGCCCCGTCGCGGTGCTCACCGGGGCGGGGATGTCCACCGGCTCGGGCCTGCCGGACTACCGCGGCCGCGACGCGGTGCCCCGCTCCCCCATGACCTACCAGGAGTTCCTGGGGCACGATCTGGCCCGGCGCCGCTACTGGGCCCGTTCCACCGTGGGCTGGGAGCAGTTCCGCAGCGCCCGGCCCGGGACCGCGCACCGCCTGCTCGCGGCGCTGCACCCTGCCGCGTTCGAGGTCACCGCGGTGATCACCCAGAACGTGGACGGCCTGCACGCGGAGGCCGGCTCGGAGCCGGTGATCGACCTGCACGGGAGGCTGGACCGGGTGCGCTGCCAGCAGTGCGACGCCCTCTCCTCCCGCGCCGCCCTGCACCAGCGGATGCTCTCGATGAACCCCGCGCTCGCCGCGCGCCTGCCCGAGCTCGCCGCCGACGCCGCCCAGGCGCCCGACGGCGACGCCGAGGTGGACCGCACCAGCTCCTTCCGCTACCCGCCGTGCGCGCTGTGCGGCGGGATCCTCAAGCCCGACGTGGTGTTCTTCGGCGAGTCCGCGCGGCGCGAGGTGGTCGCCGCCGCCTTCACCGCCCTCGCGCGGGCCGAGGCGCTGCTGGTGCTGGGCTCCTCGCTCACCGTGCAGTCCGGGCTGCGGTTCGTGCGCGCCGCCCGCCGGGAGGGCAAGCCCGTGGTGATCCTCAACGACGGCCCCACGCGCGCCGATCCCGAGGCGACGGTGCGGGTGCACGGCCGGCTCGAGGACGTGCTCGCGCAGTGGGCACCGGCCGCGGCGCCTGCCCGGGCCCGGCCCCGGGCTCAGGCGCCGGGCTGA